One genomic window of Diospyros lotus cultivar Yz01 chromosome 8, ASM1463336v1, whole genome shotgun sequence includes the following:
- the LOC127807628 gene encoding probable LRR receptor-like serine/threonine-protein kinase At4g36180 produces MSITATFLCFAVVLWCAATLSCAGGGAEIQALASFKSALHDPLGALDGWNATTPAAPCDWRGVVCYEDRVWELRLPRLHLAGRLSERLGELTQLRKLSLHSNGFNGSIPASLAQCALLRALYLQDNSFTGGLPPTISNLTNLQVLNAARNLLSGGVSGHLPPRLRYLDLSSNAFSGGILANFSSVPELQLINLSFNSFSGELPSTIGELQMLEYLWLDSNQLYGTLPSAISNCSSLVHLSAENNALRGLIPATIGSIPKLQVISLSRNQLSGSVPTSIFCNVSVNPPSLRMVQLGFNALTGLVKPPNVLLSSVLEVLDLHENHINGVFPSWLTNISTLTFLDISANSFSGFLPNEISKLARLEELRVAKNSLTGGLPAELRQCGLLKVIDLEGNQFSGSIPDFLGTLKSLKALSLAGNLFTGSVPPSLGTLFMLESLNLSNNHLSGPVPQELMSLSNLSSLNLSSNKFSGEIPTNIGDLKGLQVLNMSGCGLSGSVPASIGSLTRLTSLDLSKQKLSGELPFELFGLPSLQVVALEENLLSGAVPEGFSSLSSLEYLNLLSNQFSGEIPPTFGFLQSLIVLSLSHNLVAGSIPPELGNCSTLEVLELRGNGLTGRIPDEISHLVHLYKLDLGQNRLIGIIPEGLSKCYALSFLLLDSNQLSGRILDSLSKLSNLTVLNLSSNGLSGPIPASLSLISGLNYLNLSSNNLEGEIPKALASRFTDPSVFARNKDLCGKPLNKDCKNVRRRKRKKLILLLVVAIAGSCLLGVCCCGYVIGLLRWRKKLREGKNGEKKRSPAQASSGAERGRGSGENGGPKLVMFNNKITYAETVEATRQFDEENVLSRGKYGPVFKATYQDGMVLAIRRLPDTSMDVGTFRKEAESLGKVKHRNLTVLRGYYAGPPDIRLLVYDYMPNGNLATLLQEASHQDGHVLNWPMRHLIALGIARGLAFLHSASMVHGDVKPQNVLFDADFEAHLSDFGLDKLTLATPAEASSSSTTIGTLGYVAPEAALTGQATTEADVYSFGIVLLEILTGRKPVMFTQDEDIVKWVKRQLQSGQITELLEPGLLELDPESSEWEEFLLGVKVGLLCTMPDPLERPSMADIVFMLEGCRVGQDIPSSADPTSLQSPV; encoded by the coding sequence ATGTCCATAACGGCTACTTTTCTGTGCTTCGCGGTGGTGCTGTGGTGCGCCGCCACCTTATCGTGCGCCGGCGGGGGGGCTGAGATCCAAGCTCTCGCGTCGTTCAAGTCTGCCCTGCACGACCCGCTAGGCGCATTGGACGGCTGGAACGCGACGACACCGGCGGCTCCGTGCGACTGGCGCGGGGTCGTCTGTTACGAGGACCGAGTTTGGGAGCTCCGCCTGCCGCGGCTGCACCTCGCCGGCCGGCTTTCTGAGCGGCTCGGCGAGCTGACCCAGTTGCGGAAGCTGAGCCTGCACTCGAACGGCTTCAATGGCTCGATTCCTGCCTCTCTGGCGCAATGCGCTCTCTTGCGCGCCCTTTATCTTCAGGACAACTCGTTCACCGGGGGCCTTCCGCCGACGATTTCCAACCTCACCAATCTTCAGGTCCTCAACGCCGCGCGCAACCTCCTCTCCGGCGGCGTCTCCGGCCACCTTCCGCCGAGGCTCCGGTACCTCGACCTCTCGTCCAACGCCTTCTCCGGCGGCATCCTGGCGAACTTCTCATCCGTGCCGGAGCTCCAACTGATCAATCTCTCTTTCAACAGCTTCTCCGGCGAGCTTCCGTCTACCATCGGCGAGCTTCAAATGCTGGAATATCTCTGGCTCGACTCGAACCAACTGTATGGGACCCTGCCGTCGGCGATTTCTAACTGCTCGTCGCTGGTGCATTTGAGCGCCGAGAACAACGCCCTCAGAGGCCTTATTCCGGCGACAATCGGCTCTATTCCGAAGCTCCAGGTCATTTCGCTTTCGCGCAACCAGCTGTCTGGTTCGGTCCCCACTTCGATTTTCTGCAACGTCTCAGTCAATCCGCCATCGCTACGAATGGTTCAACTAGGGTTTAATGCGCTCACGGGGCTGGTCAAACCGCCAAACGTGCTGTTATCTAGCGTTCTGGAGGTTTTAGACCTTCACGAGAATCATATAAACGGCGTGTTTCCTTCCTGGCTCACGAACATATCGACCCTAACATTTCTCGACATTTCCGCGAATTCTTTTTCCGGCTTTCTACCGAACGAGATAAGCAAGCTCGCAAGGCTGGAGGAGCTCAGAGTGGCGAAAAATTCTTTAACCGGCGGATTACCGGCCGAGCTTCGACAATGTGGCTTGTTAAAGGTGATTGACCTTGAAGGCAATCAGTTTTCCGGTTCGATTCCAGATTTCTTGGGGACTTTGAAGAGCTTGAAGGCGCTCTCTCTTGCTGGAAATCTCTTTACTGGTTCAGTACCACCAAGTCTTGGAACTCTTTTCATGCTTGAATcgttgaatttgagcaataacCATCTCTCTGGGCCTGTCCCACAAGAGCTCATGAGTCTGAGCAACTTGAGCAGTTTGAATTTGAGCAGCAACAAATTTTCTGGCGAAATCCCAACTAATATTGGGGATTTGAAGGGTTTACAGGTTCTGAACATGAGTGGTTGTGGGCTTTCAGGAAGTGTTCCTGCAAGTATTGGGAGTCTGACGAGGCTCACATCTCTGGATTTGAGCAAGCAAAAGCTGTCTGGAGAGCTGCCATTCGAGCTTTTCGGTTTGCCTAGCCTGCAAGTTGTTGCTTTGGAAGAGAACTTGTTATCTGGGGCTGTTCCTGAAGGATTCAGCAGCTTGTCAAGCTTGGAGTATCTCAATCTATTGTCCAATCAGTTCTCTGGAGAGATTCCACCAACATTTGGGTTTCTTCAGTCGCTGATTGTTCTTTCTTTGTCACACAACCTTGTTGCCGGATCAATTCCACCAGAGCTGGGTAACTGCTCTACCCTTGAGGTTTTAGAGCTTCGTGGTAATGGATTGACTGGTCGAATCCCGGATGAAATCTCGCACCTTGTGCATTTGTACAAGCTTGATCTGGGTCAGAACAGATTAATAGGGATAATCCCGGAGGGTCTCTCCAAATGCTACGCCCTGAGTTTTCTGTTGCTGGATTCGAATCAACTTTCAGGTCGCATACTGGATTCGCTGTCAAAGTTGTCAAATCTAACAGTGTTGAATCTTTCGTCAAATGGTCTAAGTGGGCCTATTCCTGCAAGTCTTTCACTGATCTCTGGCTTGAATTACTTGAATTTATCGAGCAATAACCTCGAGGGTGAGATTCCAAAGGCATTGGCTTCTCGGTTCACGGATCCTTCTGTTTTTGCTAGGAACAAAGATTTATGTGGGAAGCCATTGAATAAAGATTGCAAGAATGTCAGAAGGCGAAAAAGGAAGAAGCTGATATTATTACTAGTTGTGGCTATTGCAGGAAGTTGCCTCTTGGGAGTGTGCTGCTGTGGGTATGTAATTGGCCTTCTCCGATGGCGTAAGAAGCTGAGAGAAGGCAAGAATGGAGAGAAGAAGCGCAGCCCAGCTCAAGCGAGCTCAGGAGCAGAAAGGGGACGTGGAAGTGGGGAAAATGGAGGGCCAAAACTTGTAATGTTCAACAACAAGATAACATATGCAGAGACAGTGGAAGCCACAAGACAATTTGATGAAGAAAATGTCCTGAGCAGGGGCAAATATGGCCCTGTGTTCAAAGCCACTTATCAAGATGGAATGGTGCTGGCAATTCGTCGCCTTCCAGATACATCCATGGACGTAGGCACCTTCAGGAAAGAAGCAGAGTCTCTTGGCAAGGTGAAACATCGAAACCTAACAGTCCTGCGTGGCTACTATGCTGGACCGCCTGATATCCGCCTCCTTGTTTATGACTACATGCCCAATGGAAACCTGGCCACATTGCTCCAGGAAGCATCCCACCAAGATGGACATGTCCTAAACTGGCCGATGCGACACCTGATTGCGCTTGGCATAGCCCGGGGGCTTGCCTTCCTGCACTCGGCCTCAATGGTGCACGGAGATGTCAAGCCACAGAACGTGCTCTTCGACGCAGACTTCGAAGCCCACCTCTCAGATTTCGGGCTGGACAAGTTGACCTTAGCAACCCCGGCAGAAGCCTCATCTTCTTCCACCACAATTGGGACTCTAGGCTATGTAGCCCCCGAGGCTGCGTTAACCGGTCAGGCGACGACAGAAGCCGATGTGTACAGTTTCGGGATCGTGTTGCTAGAGATACTAACAGGGAGGAAGCCTGTGATGTTCACACAAGATGAGGACATTGTCAAGTGGGTGAAGAGGCAGTTGCAAAGTGGCCAAATAACAGAGCTGCTGGAGCCAGGGTTGCTTGAGCTTGATCCGGAGTCATCAGAATGGGAAGAATTCTTGTTGGGTGTGAAGGTTGGACTGCTCTGCACAATGCCAGATCCCCTCGAACGGCCGTCCATGGCTGACATTGTTTTCATGCTTGAAGGTTGCAGGGTTGGACAGGATATTCCATCTTCAGCCGATCCCACATCCCTGCAATCCCCTGTTTAG